The genomic DNA GGGAGGCAGATTCCTCTGATTGGATATATAATACAGTTTTTTCTATAATTGCCTGTATTGTTGATTTATGCAACCTTCCATGTCCAGTTCCATTTTAATTGCCGCTACAGTATACATTATAtcaggggcggcacggtggctcagtggttagcactgcagtcttgtggtgactcagtggttagcactgcagtcttgtggtgactcagtggttagcactgcagtcttgtggtgactcagtggttagcactgcagtcttgtggtgactcagtggttagcactgcagtcttgtggtgactcagtggttagcactgcagtcttgtggtgactcagtggttagcactgcagtcttgtggtgactcagtggttagcactgcagtcttgtggtgactcagtggttagcactgcagtcttgtggtgactcagtggttagcactgcagtcttgtggtgactcagtggttagcactgcagtcttgtggtgactcagtggttagcactgcagtcttgtggtgactcagtggttagcactgcagtcttgcagagctggggtcctgggttcaattcccaccaaggacaccatctgcaaggagtttgtatgttctccccgtgtttgcgtgggtttcctccgggttctccggtttcctcccacactccaaaaaccatactgatagggactctagattgtgagccccaatggggacagtgttgccaatatatgtaatatgtggaattaatagcgctatagaaattattattattattattaataaaattcaTCTTTGGGTGATGTTTGCAGTAGTCTCCCACTGTCCGATTTTGATTTATTTGACGTCCCTGAAGATTTTGATCTTTGCAGTTCTCTTCCCCTGAAGACAATTATTATCTCCAgtgtaagtgatttttttttttttacaccacgcACATTGCCGACAAGATTAGTCTCCATGTTATAATAAAAACCTCTGtttctcattaaaaaaaaaacaaaaaaaaaaaaagaaaatcggaCACACCTGTTACTATAGGaatgcttaggctactttcacacatccggtttttcctgtgcggcacaatacggcgctctgcagaaaaaccgcaaccgtttttttttccgccggttgcgggtttttttgcatagacttacattagtgccgtattgtgccgcatgggcttgcgttcggtccggtttttgccgcatgcggcagatttagccgatgccgcggccggatggaacgttgcctgcaacgttttttgctccggcaaaaaaaccgcatcgcgccgattcaatgcatgcctatggacgccggatgcggcaaaaaacgcatccggccgccgcatgcggtttcttccactgcacatgctcagtagcgtgccgcaaccggaaaaacggatgggccgaatgtaaaaacttatgcaaaggatgcggtgtttttgccgcatccgttccataggtttcacagccggattgagccgcagtgcaaaaatccggatgtgtgaaagtagccttagtgcttCTCTGTTACGGCTGGAAATTTTAGAAATAAATTGACAAGTGGGCGTTGCTATTCCCCTTGTCGGTCAGTATTGATTAGTCACAGTGAGGACTGGTAACTCctattgtcaatttattcatagatttccaggaggaataactgagGAACGGTGCAACCCAGAGATTTAGGAAATGATGCTCCGAAAATagtaataaatacataaaaataagACTCATCCAGGCCGCAACGTAGATTTATCCATTACCTTTCAAACCAGGACTTGATGGTTTTCATCAGAGGTTGCCCGGGGTAGATCTGGTTTTTCCTAAAATCCGCGAGGATGTTGTAAAGCCTCTTCCTGGACGCCTCGTCCTGTAAGTCCTGATCAGCATTGAACAGACTCTGGATGGCGTCTTCGGGGGGCACCAAGTCTTTGTGCACCATTTCATCATACAGCGTCCAGGCCAGCTCGCGCTCCCGGTGCTCCATAGCGCCCTTTATACATTCTCCGTAATTCCTAGCGGACGGCGTACTGGCTTTTTTGATTGTTTCTAAAGAAGCGATGGCTTCCTGCCAGCGGTCGGTGGCGCTCAGCCCTTTGATGAGGAGGCTGTGCGCCCCCGTGTCCAACATGTCGTATTTGCCTTTCATGATGTCGCACACGTCGTAGATCTCGCGGGTGTGCTTCTGCTGCACGCACAGCACCAGGTATCGCAGCAGTAACTTGTACGTGATATCGCCTTCCTTCACCGCCACGTAGGACAGCAAGGACTTGGCGACGTCTACGTCCGTGTTATTTCTGATCATCTGGTCCATCACTAGTCCTGTGAAATCTCTATAATGTTCATACTGCAATTGTAAGTTGCTCCACCCGTCCACACTCAGCGGCTCGGGGGGCATCGCTATCCTGTCCAGTACAGGCGCGACGGAGGGTTTATCGCCCAGTAACCCCTTATTCTTATCGGACCTTGTCTTGGCGGCTCCAGCGGAGAACACAGACGAGACCCTCATGTACTCCTTCCTGTCTGATTGCCTGGGGTATTTGCCGGGGGGTCCACCTCTGTCCGCGCGAGCGTTAGCGCCACACGTCGTGCTGATAGTCTGCACTGGGACATGCCCTGCTGCGGCCACCATGCTGGCACATATAGGTCTATACCATGCCCTGCACCACAGCTGTAGGGATAACATGCTGATAAATAGCACAAATTAATGTAGTAATGACCCCAGAAATAAACTAGTATTAATTCTCATCCCACAGGACGTGACTGCTTCCCCATCTGCTGCACTCAGCACACACCACACTCACTGAGGCTCTCCTTCTACTCACATGTATCAAATTGAAGCCACTTCCGGGTTCACCGGCGGGCGGACCAATCAGAACGTCGCTCGAGTTCACGCAACACTAGAGCGCGCTATGTTCTAATAATTGTCTCCAGTAGCGGGCGCCATCTTGGCTTAGACTACACGACGCTATAAATAGGGAAAGGGCTACAGAAACATGGCTTCCCTCTCTGCGAACTAGAGACATTTTCACAAACAACAGAGAGAAATAGTCTTTTAGTAGGGAAGTGACGCTCTGAATGGCCCGAGAATGTGTTGTGTTATGGTAACGTCTACATATCGGCAGGGAATGGGGGACATCGTGCAAGACATCAGAGTTTGGTTGCACTGACTGAGAGAAGACATCAGAAATAACACTGTATGTATTTATACTTGGACCTATCTGTTTGTGACTGTCTGGATCCTTCATCTACAACTGttggagaactacaactcccagcatgtgcatAGGACCAGCCAGCTTCCTTGTATATTATTATTCTATGCCCCTCCCATACGTTTGCTTTAAAAAAGACCCATCACCAGATCAAAGTGGGGCAGTGTTTATTCTGATTGTTCTCCCGCTGCTCTCCTGAATATTAAAATTCTTATATTTGGTTCTGGagttatgggcctttttatttagtgctattttttaATAGCCTTTATaaagggggcgtggctcacatataaatatgcagagcagcctaaagacacgccctcaGAGAATCCTGTAGCC from Anomaloglossus baeobatrachus isolate aAnoBae1 chromosome 12, aAnoBae1.hap1, whole genome shotgun sequence includes the following:
- the PRORP gene encoding mitochondrial ribonuclease P catalytic subunit, encoding MLSLQLWCRAWYRPICASMVAAAGHVPVQTISTTCGANARADRGGPPGKYPRQSDRKEYMRVSSVFSAGAAKTRSDKNKGLLGDKPSVAPVLDRIAMPPEPLSVDGWSNLQLQYEHYRDFTGLVMDQMIRNNTDVDVAKSLLSYVAVKEGDITYKLLLRYLVLCVQQKHTREIYDVCDIMKGKYDMLDTGAHSLLIKGLSATDRWQEAIASLETIKKASTPSARNYGECIKGAMEHRERELAWTLYDEMVHKDLVPPEDAIQSLFNADQDLQDEASRKRLYNILADFRKNQIYPGQPLMKTIKSWFERIPNETWKGQLTKATDSGHCQACKEQLESIHLTPEEYNTLKKAVIDAVIKGEDTFRKTTPEELKKFLQFVDSQPPFDIVVDGLNVAYLSRGNSLSTPLLTVVSYLAARGKRVLVLGRKHMLISSKKWLKEDIRHLQECADCFFLDNISLDDPFLLYACLSSGSHCCFITGDLLRDHKACLPDTETQRLFFKWQRGHQLVLPFYSAGNVQLQPILTYDTILQNTHDSWHIPYDEIGVKRATYEVPKTWLCLKKFS